The window TCAAGACGCGAGAATTCGCGACGCTGGGACGGATTTGTTGTTTGTCGCTTTCGGGCAACCCAAAGGCGAGCAATGGATCGCTGAACACGCCGCTCGGATCGGTGTCCCCGTCAGTATTCAACTTGGTGCTTCGTTTGACTTTTTGGCCGGAACGGCAAAGCGAGCCCCAAAGATTTTCCAAAGCATTGGCATGGAATGGGCTTACCGAATGCTCAGCGATCCAAAGCGATTGGTGCCGCGATACATGTCCAACATCGGTTACCTGTTTTCTGCTCTGACGACCGATTGGAAGAATACGGTCAAAAGCTGGGGCATGACCTCGTAAGAGGTGAGCGGGAAAGGTGTGTCAGATAACTGATACCCATCTTTCCCGGCCTTTTTAACCACCGTTGGCGGTAACGATGCTGGGGTCAGGTTGCCAAAGGTACAGGAACGTCGGCATCGAGCTGCGATCCAGTCCAGGCAACTGGATCGGCAAAATGGAAGTCATCGGAACGTTTGGAGTGACGTCGAATTCCGACATCGCTCGATCGTTGTCTCGTCGCAACAGAACCAACGCGGGGGAGGAAGACAGTCCCGCCATTCGGCCGGCCAGAGATACCGCGTCGTCGAGGTAGCCGGTTTGGTCGACCAAGCCGATCGTTTGAGCGTGCAGGCCTGATACCACGCGTCCATCAAACGGGATCAAGTCGCTCGGCTTCAACTCTGCGTCGTCCATGTCGTCGCGATCCAGATCACCAGCGTCCAGCTTGTCTGCGTCTGATTCATCCAAGTTCGACTCGTCGACTTCACTGGTGACCACCAGTCGCTCGCCACGTGATGAACGCACTTGTTCGATGAAACGCTGGTGGAATTCGTCGGCCATCGATTGCAGCAGGTCTCGTTCTTCTCGCTGCATCATTCTTTCGGGTGATCCGACATCGATCTTGTCGCCTGATTTGATCGGCAACGAAACGATATTGAACTGACCCAACGTGTCTTCCATGTTGTAGTTATTCAGGATGACGCCGATCCCACCGACAACCGATGTTGGATGCGCGACGATTGCGTCGGCGTGGGTGGCCAAGTAGTAAGCGCCGCCGGTGCCGGTCGTCATCAGGCAAGCAACGACGGGTATGTTGCGATTGGATTTGAGATGCTGGAGTTGATGCGCGAGCATATCCGATGCCGTCACACCGCCGCCGGGCGAATTGATTCGCAGGACGACCGCCAAAATGGTCGGATCGGATTCGATGTGTCGCATCTTTTCGCGGAACAACGAGACCGGGTTCTCACCCATCGATCCAAATCCGCTGAAGTTTTGATCGATCAGCAATCCGTCCACATCCACGATCGCGATGCGTGATTGAGAATCAGACGACTTCGCGTTGATCTGGACCGCACGAACCGGAGACGCCGTGTTGTCGGTCTTGCTGACCGTGGTCATCGTGCCGTTCATGTTGATGTCGCCATCGACACCCATGTCTCCGTTAACGCCCATGTCGCCATCAATTCGCATGTTGCCGCCGACCAACGCACGCACCGGATGAGAGCAACCGGCGATCCAGCACGCACAAACAGCCAACGCAACCACACCGTATGTGCGGAGCGGCCAAGTCATGGCAAAGCGACGATGATTTTCGCGGCGCGACACTGGGTTTCCTGACGCGAGCGGACAAATGGGAACGGACGAACGCTGAGGGCAGATCGCCTGTCTGATCGAATCGAACGTTTCGCTCGGGAGAATGAGTTCGATGCATGCAATTGGCACGAAGCTCAATACAGGAAAGGTCGTTGCAACCGTCAAACTTGATGATTCGCTTCATCCAGAAACGCCGGTGGAGATGCGGTGTCGACCATCGAGTGAGCTATTGTTCCGCATGACCTTGCTTCTCATTCTGATTCTGTTCGCGATCATTCCTTGGTCCATTCCGATCTTGCACAACGCTCGCACGTGGACGTTGGTGATGGCGGTGTTGTTTCTCGGGACCGTGTTTGGGCCTGCGTTCTTCGCGTTCAACGGTTTTGTCCAGATCAGCTTGGATCGTTTGCTCTGGGTCGCAGTGATCGGAGTGGCCGTGTTCCGTGTCCTGACGGGCGAGAACAAGCTGCCGCGTGTGACTCGAACCGATGGCGTCGTCCTCGGCCTGGTCGCAATCACATTGCTGAGTTGTTTGCGATTCGGAATGTTTGGTGACGGTCAGCCGCCAATCGCCAGATGGCTGTTCTACATGGCATTGCCGTGCAGTTTGTACGCGGTGATGCGTACCGCCACCTTCACTCGACAAGACATTCACCGAATGGTCACCGCTCTAATCGCGATGGGAGCGTACCTGGCGTTCACCGGCGTGATGGAAATGCTGGATCTCCGAGCCCTGGTGTTCCCTCGGTTTATCAACGATCCCGAAGTCTGGGAATTCTACGGGCGAGGCCGCGGACCCCTGTTGAATCCAGCCGGAAATGGAATTTTGCTGACGCTGGCTTTGGCCGCGTGTGCAAGTCGCTTTCTCGATAGCGGACGCCACGGCAAAGCTTGGTACGCGTTGTTGGCTTTGCTCATGTTGGCAGGCTGCTATTCGACGTTGACGCGAAGCGTTTGGTTGGGCGCCATCGCCGCCTTGGGTTGGATCGGAATGATCTATGTCCCTCGCCGCGTTCGAATCGTCGCACTGGCCGGCGTGGTCGTATTCAGCGGTGCGATGGCGATGGGATTGAAAGATCAAATGATGAGCATGAAACGCGACAAGGCGTTGAGTGCCGCGGACGCCGCCAAAAGCGTCGAGTTGAGACCCCTGCTGGCTTTGGTGGCTTACGAAATGTTCCTGGACCGACCGTTGGGTGGCCACGGGTATGGCAACTACTTCGATGCGGCGGAGCCCTATCACGCGATTCGGCGGCACGGTGTGCCTTTGGAAAACGCCCGGCCTTACATGCAACACAACGTCTTCTTGTCGACGCTGGTGGACTTGGGACTCTTCGGTTTCAGCATGCACTTGTTGATGCTGATCGGATTGTTTTGCTTGGCGTGGCAGCTTGCTTCGGCGAAACATGCCGATGCGACAGGTTCACAGATGCGGGCAACTCTTTGGGATCCTATCGCCGAGGATCATCGCCGAACCATCGGCATTTTGATGCTGGGGTTGCTCAGCGGTTACGTGTGCAATGGAATGTTCCATGAAGTCGGTATCATTCACATGGTGCACATGTATCTGTTCGCCATGGCTGGCGTTTTGGTCACGTTGCATCAAACGGCGGAATCAACCGTTGCGAATCCGATGCCTCGTTGGAACCCTTTTCTTCGTTGGACACCCACCGTGGGTGCCGCCCACGAGGCGGCCTACGGCGGGAAAACTCCGTTGCACGGTTAGCACCGGGGCGGATACCGTTGAACCACTTTTCGGCCAAACGCGGGTCAGAACTCTCAGCGGCCCATTCATCGGGCATCAAGCGAATGGACTGAAGTGCATCGGGGAGCGAAATCGATTCGTTCACCGACAATTCCATCAGCCATGCCAAAGCAGCCAAAGGCTCAAACGCGGTGCTGGACAATTCCAGACCCATCAGCGAGACACTTTGCAGGCGAGCACATCGTGCAAGTGTAGAAATACCTTTGTCGGTCAGCGCGGTGTGGTCCAAACGCAGACGTCGAAGGTTCTTCAGGCTCGGCAGATCTCGCAAATCGTCATCGCCGATCGTTGTTCCCATCACGTTGATTTCTTGCAGTCCGGGCCAGGACGCGAAATGTTTGCCCAGTCCTTCGGGATAGTCGGTGCCCGGCAAAATCAACGAGTGCAATTGGCGACTCTGCGTCAGGCTGCTGAGCGTTGCTGAATTCAACACGCCTCGTTCCAAGGTGAACGACAACAAGTGCGGCACTCGTTCAACTTCGATCTGGTCTGTGTTTGGACGACGAATGTCGATCTCGGTCAGGCGAGGCAGATTGACCACGCGAATAGTTTCTGCACCGGGAGCAACACGCAATCGGCTGACCAGCGATTCCAGATTCACCAGCTCGATGTGTTTGGCTCGCAGGGTTCGTGTGCGGAAAGCTCGCTTGAGTTGTGGTTGGTCAACAATCCGGATTTCTTCCAGCTCTTCCCAAGGCAGTTCCAAAACCTCCCAATTGCTGTGCATCGCCAGCAATTGTGGGACGACTTCGGGATCGATCTCAGTACCCGAAACCGACAATTCACGAAGCGTGCTGACGACTTGCAGTTCTTCAAGTTGTCGCGGATCGAGTTGACAGTTTTCGAGGGTCAGTGATTTCAAGAACGAGCATGACTTCAATTTCGCCAGGTCACACGTGGTGAGGTTCATGCCATCAAAATTCAGCGTGCGAAGTGATGGCAACGACGCGGACCAAGCCATCAACCCCTTCGTCGATTTTTGCGGCAATGGAGCGGGGCCAGATGCGACCGCGGCAAGGAAGCGAGCGCCGACAAATTGAGGCGGAGCTTCCCAGCCTCGCGCACTGCGACGAAAGCGACCGTAGCCGCCTGGTGCAGGTCGGGTGATCCGAACATCGTGCAGCCGTGGACACTCTTCGATTTCCCATTCGTCAAAGTTTTCGCCAGCCAACTCAAGCTTGGTCAACGAACTGAGACCGGACATCTTCAGCGATGATACTCGCGCGATGTAGCCGTCTTCTCCGTCCGAGTTGCTGAACCGCATCGAATAGGAATCGATGCCATGCAGTTTGGTCAAACGTGGCAACTCGAGGAGGCTCAAGTCGACGGGGATGCCCGCGTCGATTGAAAGCTCCGTCAATGCGGGCATCAAACGAACGGTCAACTTCAATTCGTCCGCGTTGGTTCGGCGATTCGGACGCAGATGTCGAACAGAAAGTGATTGCAGTCGATTGGCGTCTTCGAACAACCAAGTTCGAGGGCTTGGGCCGATGGTTTGAATTTCCAGCATCGTTAGCGAAGGCACCAACAGGTCTTCGGTGCAAATTGCCGATGCTTGGATGCGACGTAGCGACAAGGAAGCCAACCGATTGAGCGATTGAATCTGAATCTTCGCATCGGAAGATGGTTCCGCTTGTTCGTCGCTGGATTCGAATGACATCGAGACGCTTCGAAGCGACGGCAATTGTGCCAACACCGAATTGGCGGCTTCGACGCTGGGGACGTTGGTCCAACGAAGACCCGTAACCCAAGGGTTCTCTTGGATGGCCTGCAGCGTTACCGGATCGATCTCGCCATTGAGTGCGATGAAGTCGAGCGATTTGTAGTTGCTCCAATCGATCGATTCCAAATTCGATTCACGATGGCATTGCAGTTGGAACGCATGGGTCCAAGGACCGCGAAACGCGAGAGGCAAATTGGCCACGATGGGATGGTTGGTCGATCGAACCAACGTGACCATGGTTTCACGCTCAAACGTTCGCAACCGACGTTGAGTCTCGTAGAAGTGAGCGACCGTGGCGATGAAACCGACCGATGCGATGCCGACCAACGCGCGACGGTATCGAGTGTTGTCGTTCTGATTGGGCGACCACAGGACATTCCAAGGCGATTGTCCCGGACGAATGTTGTAGGCCGCGATTCCAGCCAACGCGAGAACGCCGATGCAAAACCAAATGTCGATCCACAACCCCAGTCCAAACGTGCTCCAACGGTCCAAACCGTCGACGCCTTCGTTGTGGGACATGCGGGCTTGGTAAGCGTCCAGCGGGAATCCACCGATATACCAACGGTGCCGCGGCGAGTCTGCTTTTGGATAGGACGCGTCTTCGCGATCCGTGTCAGCGACGTGCGGTCCAGCGGGGGGGACTTCGCTGTCGGTCACCATCACGTGCGTGGCATCACGAAGGTAATTCTCCGTGACCAATCGCGGTTTCCAAGCAAACACGACCAGGATCCCGAGGATCGAGAGCGTCATCGCCGTCCGGATCCAACGACGGTAAGTGGGCTTCAGAGACGCACTTCTGGATTGCAGCTTGTTCATAGTGGATCCAACATCAAGGGATGCAAAATGTTTCGCTCGAGTTTCAGAATTTGCACCTAAATTGGTTGGTGCCCCCAATGACTGCAACGGCGGTTTGGACGGAATTCATGAAGCAAAACTGCTATTGATCCCCTGACGACACTGAGCCGAGTGAACGGTAAGATTCGGCGCCATCGCCAAGTGTTTATTTTTTTGCGAAGTACCGCAAAATCACAGCTGGATGCACATTCGGGGCTGAATCGGTCGCTCACCGCTGCCGTGGACTTCAGTGCTTCACTCCTTCGTATTGGTTACCGATCTTTCATGAATGTCACGAAATTTTTGGAAACGCATTTTCGCCACTTCAACGCGCGTGAACTGTTGGCGTCGGCCAAGGCCTACGGCGAATTTGTTGACGGTGGCGGCAGGATGATGGTGACCTTGGCGGGAGCGATGAGCACCGGCGAATTGGGGCTTTCTCTGGCCGAAATGATTCGCAAGGGAAAGGTACACGCCGTCACGTGCACCGCCGCCAACCTGGAAGAAGACATCTTCAACTTGGTCGCCCATGACGAATACGAAATCGTAGAGAACTGGCGAGCACTCTCGGCCGAAGACGAAGTCGCCTTGCGAGACCGAGGTTTCAACCGCGTCACTGACACTTGCATTCCCGAAACTGTCATGCGTCACTTAGAGGACCGGTTGGTGCCCATGTGGCAAAAGGCGGCCGGTGAGAACGCCGCTCGTATGCCGGTCGAGTACATGTTCGACCTGTTGGACGATGACGGATTGGTTCAGCATTACCAAGTTCCTCGCGAAAACAGTTGGGTCGCCGCGGCGA of the Rhodopirellula baltica SH 1 genome contains:
- a CDS encoding S49 family peptidase, with product MTWPLRTYGVVALAVCACWIAGCSHPVRALVGGNMRIDGDMGVNGDMGVDGDINMNGTMTTVSKTDNTASPVRAVQINAKSSDSQSRIAIVDVDGLLIDQNFSGFGSMGENPVSLFREKMRHIESDPTILAVVLRINSPGGGVTASDMLAHQLQHLKSNRNIPVVACLMTTGTGGAYYLATHADAIVAHPTSVVGGIGVILNNYNMEDTLGQFNIVSLPIKSGDKIDVGSPERMMQREERDLLQSMADEFHQRFIEQVRSSRGERLVVTSEVDESNLDESDADKLDAGDLDRDDMDDAELKPSDLIPFDGRVVSGLHAQTIGLVDQTGYLDDAVSLAGRMAGLSSSPALVLLRRDNDRAMSEFDVTPNVPMTSILPIQLPGLDRSSMPTFLYLWQPDPSIVTANGG
- a CDS encoding adenylate cyclase translates to MNKLQSRSASLKPTYRRWIRTAMTLSILGILVVFAWKPRLVTENYLRDATHVMVTDSEVPPAGPHVADTDREDASYPKADSPRHRWYIGGFPLDAYQARMSHNEGVDGLDRWSTFGLGLWIDIWFCIGVLALAGIAAYNIRPGQSPWNVLWSPNQNDNTRYRRALVGIASVGFIATVAHFYETQRRLRTFERETMVTLVRSTNHPIVANLPLAFRGPWTHAFQLQCHRESNLESIDWSNYKSLDFIALNGEIDPVTLQAIQENPWVTGLRWTNVPSVEAANSVLAQLPSLRSVSMSFESSDEQAEPSSDAKIQIQSLNRLASLSLRRIQASAICTEDLLVPSLTMLEIQTIGPSPRTWLFEDANRLQSLSVRHLRPNRRTNADELKLTVRLMPALTELSIDAGIPVDLSLLELPRLTKLHGIDSYSMRFSNSDGEDGYIARVSSLKMSGLSSLTKLELAGENFDEWEIEECPRLHDVRITRPAPGGYGRFRRSARGWEAPPQFVGARFLAAVASGPAPLPQKSTKGLMAWSASLPSLRTLNFDGMNLTTCDLAKLKSCSFLKSLTLENCQLDPRQLEELQVVSTLRELSVSGTEIDPEVVPQLLAMHSNWEVLELPWEELEEIRIVDQPQLKRAFRTRTLRAKHIELVNLESLVSRLRVAPGAETIRVVNLPRLTEIDIRRPNTDQIEVERVPHLLSFTLERGVLNSATLSSLTQSRQLHSLILPGTDYPEGLGKHFASWPGLQEINVMGTTIGDDDLRDLPSLKNLRRLRLDHTALTDKGISTLARCARLQSVSLMGLELSSTAFEPLAALAWLMELSVNESISLPDALQSIRLMPDEWAAESSDPRLAEKWFNGIRPGANRATEFSRRRPPRGRHPRWVSNEEKGSNEASDSQRLIPPFDAT
- a CDS encoding deoxyhypusine synthase family protein, with the protein product MNVTKFLETHFRHFNARELLASAKAYGEFVDGGGRMMVTLAGAMSTGELGLSLAEMIRKGKVHAVTCTAANLEEDIFNLVAHDEYEIVENWRALSAEDEVALRDRGFNRVTDTCIPETVMRHLEDRLVPMWQKAAGENAARMPVEYMFDLLDDDGLVQHYQVPRENSWVAAAKDAGIPVFTPGFEDSTLGNIYTAHVIDGSVPGHGAYATGTKQMQQLAQWYQATMKDPIGFFQIGGGIAGDFPICVVPMLIQDLKLDIPLWGYFCQISDATTSYGGYSGAVPNEKITWYKIDADSPKFMIQSDATICAPLVFAHVLGW